The Klebsiella africana sequence TGATAACCTCTTCAACGTTTTCTTTCAGCAGCGGCCCAACCACCAGGGTGGCGCCATCCTGCTGCGCCTGGGCGAGCAGCTGGCTTATCGGTTGGCTGGTGGTGTCGTAAATCTTCAGCTCTGCAGAAGGGTTGGCGGCGGTGGCGACCACGGGCTGCGGCTGTGCGGCCGGCGCGGTAACCGGTTGGGTGGCCGGGGAAGAGGTGGTCTGCGGCGTGGTGGAGGCTACCGGCGCCTGGGCTGCCGGTTCCGCGGCAGGCGCTGCCTGGTCTTGTGTCGGGGCCTGCACCGGATCAGCGCGGCTTCCGGTGGCGGTAAGATCGCTGATTTCTGCCTGCGACGGACTCACCACATCATCATTACCGGAGACATTCGCCGCCTGGGCGACCTGGGCGGGAACCGCGCTGCCCGTGACCGACGGCGCGCCATTTTTGGCGGCTTCAAAACCCTGCTGGATAGTACGGCCGAAGATCGACGCCTGACCGTTTAGCGGCAGAAAAAGCGCAATCTTATTGGTGGACGCGGGCTTATAGTTTTGCATGTTCGCCAGCGCCGTCGGCAGCATTTTGGCGCCTGGGTTTTGCGGGTAGCGCGTCTGCCAGTCTTTAACGCCCGCTTTCAGCAGGGTCGGATCGTTGCGGTTGTCAAACCACATCCGCTGTAGATCCAGCCAGCCCTGCAGCGTATTTTCATCGGCGTTGATCACCAGCGCATTGGCCTGATCCTGGGTCATCGTGGTTAATGCTTGCCAGGTCGCGTCGATATTTTGCTGACGCTGTTTGGCATCGCTCAGCAGCGGCTGCTGGGCAATTAATGCGCGCAGCAGGGTCAGCGATGGTTTGCCCTGGCTGGCATTGATTTGCGCCTGCCAGTAGCGCGCCTGCTGTGGCGGCTCCATGCTTGCCGGGTCGAGTTTAGATAGCAGAGTCCGGGCGCCTTGATAATCGTTTTGCGCCAGCTTCACTTCCACCGCCAGCAGCGACTGTTCACGGGCCTGGGTGCTGTTCAGGTTCGACGGCAGCTGGTTAAACAGGTCGATGGCCTGCTGCTTCTTCCCTTCCTGCAGCAGTGCACGAATGGCGAGTAATTGCCAGTTGGTCTTGCTATCATTCGTGCTTTGCTGCATCTGCTGTAAGTAGAAACTGGAGTTGGCCTGCGACGTACCCTGCATGAACGCCGTACTTTGATCCTGCGTGTGGGTGCCGCAGCCAGCAAAAAGAAGCGTCGCCAGCAATACAGGCAGACAGCGCGCGGGCTTAGAACGAAGAAATGTTGACGGTACCATAAGTGTCCAGTGATATTTTTTGGCTCAATGCTCAATATTAAATCGGCAATACGGACGAGACAATGAAACAACACGAATCAGCGGATAATTCTCAGGGGCAGCTCTATATTGTGCCCACTCCGATAGGAAATCTGTCTGATATCACGCAGCGTGCACTGGAAGTACTGCAAGCCGTTGATTTGATTGCAGCGGAAGATACCCGTCATACCGGTTTGCTGCTGCAACATTTTGCGATTAACGCCCGTTTATTTGCGCTTCACGACCATAACGAGCAGCAAAAGGCGGAAACACTTCTCGCTAAACTGAAAGAAGGGCAAAACATCGCGCTGGTCTCCGATGCGGGCACGCCGCTGATTAACGACCCAGGCTATCATCTGGTGCGTACCTGCCGAGAAGCCAATATCCGCGTCGTGCCGCTGCCGGGTCCTTGTGCGGCTATCACCGCCCTGAGCGCCGCTGGCCTGCCTTCCGACCGTTTCTGTTATGAAGGCTTCCTGCCGGCGAAATCGAAAGGCCGCCGCGATACCCTGAAAGCGCTGGAAGAAGAGCCGCGCACCCTTATCTTCTATGAGTCGACCCACCGTCTGGTGGAAAGTCTGGAAGATATCTGCGCGGTACTGGGAGAATCCCGCTATGTGGTGCTGGCCCGTGAGCTGACCAAAACCTGGGAGTCGATCCACGGCGCGCCGATTGGCGAGCTGGTGGCGTGGGTGAAGGAAGACGAAAACCGTCGCAAAGGCGAGATGGTGCTGATCGTCGAAGGTTTTAAGGCTCAGGAAGAGGCGCTGCCGGCGGCCGCGCTGCGTACTCTGGCGCTGCTGCAGGCGGAGCTGCCGCTGAAGAAAGCCGCCGCGCTGGCCGCGGAAATCCACGGCGTGAAGAAAAATGCGTTGTATAAGTATGCCCTGGAGCAGCAGGGGGAGTGATCCTGTAGACCCAATTGAAGTCTGGCAAGCAGCCCTTCAGATAGTGAAGAGCTGCTTGAGCGTCCTCCTACATGTCGGAAGAAATGTCGGAAGAAAAGTGCAGATTCACTTGCGATACCAATGCTGAGTTTTCGCACCGCTAAGCGCAATCACACTATCTTCAGTTCCACCTTTTTGCTGCTTAACGCTGCACGGTCATTTTCGCTAATGCCGTCGTCGGTGATCACACAGTCTATCTTTTCCATCGGCAGTACCTGGTTAAAGCCCCGGCGATTGAATTTGCTGGCGTCGAGCACGGCGATCACCTGATGGGCGGCGGCGGCCATCACGCTGCTGATGGAGTAGCCTTCGTTAAAGGTGGTGATGCCGTTGGTGGCGTCGATACCGTCGGCGCCGACAAACATCAAATCGGCGCAAATACCTTGCAGCGAACGTTCGGCAATCGTGCCGTGCATCGAATGCGTTTTGTGCCGCACGGTACCGCCGCACACCACCAGGGTGATATCTTTATTTTCCGCAAGGGTAAACGCGGCGGGCAGGCTGTTGGTGATGACGGTGATATTAGTCATCCGTACTAATGCCTCGGCGATAAGGAGGGTGGTGCTACCGCTATCGAGGATCACCGTCATACCTTCACGGATCATCGCTGCCGCGGCATGGGCGATGCGCTTTTTAGGATCGCTGGCAAGCTGATAGCGGTCTTCAAGCACCACTTCCTGATTCTCGGCGTCGGTCAGGTCGCTCCCCGCACGAGCGGCGCCGCCGTGAAAACGGGTTAACAGCCCTTTTTCTTCCAACAAGCGGAGATCGGCGCGGATCGTTACCTCAGAGATGCCAAAGAGATTCGAAAGGTCTAGAACCAATACGCTACCCTGCGTATTCACCATATCGACAATTTTGTTCCTTCGTTCAAATGAGTTCATCTTGATTTGCCTGATAATTAACTCATCTCAGTGTAATCGAAGGGTAACGAAAGTTGAACGATAATTTTCGAAAGGTTGGATGAGCCAGCGCTGGAGGCTGGCTCGGGCGGTCAGGAGAGTTTAAGCAGGATTTTGCCCTGCATCGGCGCGCCGTTGAGCGCC is a genomic window containing:
- the rsmI gene encoding 16S rRNA (cytidine(1402)-2'-O)-methyltransferase codes for the protein MKQHESADNSQGQLYIVPTPIGNLSDITQRALEVLQAVDLIAAEDTRHTGLLLQHFAINARLFALHDHNEQQKAETLLAKLKEGQNIALVSDAGTPLINDPGYHLVRTCREANIRVVPLPGPCAAITALSAAGLPSDRFCYEGFLPAKSKGRRDTLKALEEEPRTLIFYESTHRLVESLEDICAVLGESRYVVLARELTKTWESIHGAPIGELVAWVKEDENRRKGEMVLIVEGFKAQEEALPAAALRTLALLQAELPLKKAAALAAEIHGVKKNALYKYALEQQGE
- a CDS encoding penicillin-binding protein activator, with the translated sequence MVPSTFLRSKPARCLPVLLATLLFAGCGTHTQDQSTAFMQGTSQANSSFYLQQMQQSTNDSKTNWQLLAIRALLQEGKKQQAIDLFNQLPSNLNSTQAREQSLLAVEVKLAQNDYQGARTLLSKLDPASMEPPQQARYWQAQINASQGKPSLTLLRALIAQQPLLSDAKQRQQNIDATWQALTTMTQDQANALVINADENTLQGWLDLQRMWFDNRNDPTLLKAGVKDWQTRYPQNPGAKMLPTALANMQNYKPASTNKIALFLPLNGQASIFGRTIQQGFEAAKNGAPSVTGSAVPAQVAQAANVSGNDDVVSPSQAEISDLTATGSRADPVQAPTQDQAAPAAEPAAQAPVASTTPQTTSSPATQPVTAPAAQPQPVVATAANPSAELKIYDTTSQPISQLLAQAQQDGATLVVGPLLKENVEEVIKSNTPLNVLALNQPEKVESRANLCYFALSPEDEARDAARHIHQQGKQTPLLLVPRGALGDRVVSAFADEWLKLGGASVLQQRFGSTAELRAGVNGGGGIALSGTPVSTLPSAQNSILGSADEMPVSSGGSVDAAYILATPEQIAYIKPMIAMRNGSQSNVTLYASSRSAQGTAGPDFRLEMEGLQYSEIPMLAGSNPALMQQALSAVRNDYSLARLYAMGADAWSLANHFTQMRQTPGFELNGNTGDLTATQDCVITRKLSWLKYQQGQIVPAN
- a CDS encoding DeoR/GlpR family DNA-binding transcription regulator, with protein sequence MNSFERRNKIVDMVNTQGSVLVLDLSNLFGISEVTIRADLRLLEEKGLLTRFHGGAARAGSDLTDAENQEVVLEDRYQLASDPKKRIAHAAAAMIREGMTVILDSGSTTLLIAEALVRMTNITVITNSLPAAFTLAENKDITLVVCGGTVRHKTHSMHGTIAERSLQGICADLMFVGADGIDATNGITTFNEGYSISSVMAAAAHQVIAVLDASKFNRRGFNQVLPMEKIDCVITDDGISENDRAALSSKKVELKIV